From one Rhodamnia argentea isolate NSW1041297 chromosome 1, ASM2092103v1, whole genome shotgun sequence genomic stretch:
- the LOC115751311 gene encoding F-box protein At1g70590 has protein sequence MKQRTWPHRADNPRFTALPFDGSSADNLAAKLLRHRQTDRSASSRHFSKPSPSPSSSRLRVLGSRQALAPSGSLKPAPSRDFAALPYDVLARIAASFTQSNLRAASLVCRSWNEALRPLREAMLLLHWGKRFKHGRAGARANSEKALESFLKGAARGSTLAMVDAGLMYWEIGKKEAAIELYRKAASLGDPAGQCNLGIAYLQVEPSKPQEAIKWLQLAATAGHVRAQYQLALCLHRGCGLDSNLVEAAKWYLKAAEGGYVRAMYNVALCYSYGEGFHQNRRQARSWMKRAADRGHSKAQFEHGLSLFSEGEMLKAVVYLELATRAGERAAAHLKNVILQQLSAPSRDRVMFLADNWRAMPASR, from the exons ATGAAGCAGAGAACATGGCCGCATCGAGCGGACAACCCCCGCTTCACCGCCCTCCCGTTCGACGGCTCGAGCGCCGACAACCTCGCCGCCAAGCTCTTACGCCACCGCCAGACGGACCGCTCCGCCTCCAGCCGGCACTTCTCCaagccgtcgccgtcgccgtcgtcgtccaGGCTCAGAGTCCTCGGCTCACGCCAGGCTCTGGCCCCCTCGGGATCGCTGAAACCCGCGCCGTCCCGAGACTTCGCGGCGCTGCCGTACGACGTGCTTGCGAGGATCGCCGCCTCGTTCACGCAGTCGAACCTACGGGCGGCGTCTCTGGTGTGCAGGTCGTGGAACGAGGCTCTCCGCCCGCTGAGGGAGGCGATGCTGCTGCTCCACTGGGGGAAGCGATTCAAGCACGGCCGGGCCGGGGCGCGAGCGAACTCAGAGAAGGCTCTGGAATCGTTCCTGAAGGGGGCGGCGCGTGGGTCCACGCTCGCAATGGTCGATGCTGGCCTAATGTACTGGGAGATAGGGAAGAAGGAGGCCGCCATCGAATTGTATAGAAAAGCTGCTTCGCTCGGCGATCCGGCTGGGCAGTGCAATTTGGGGATTGCTTACTTGCAAG TTGAACCTTCAAAACCTCAGGAAGCTATTAAATGGTTACAACTAGCTGCAACAGCTGGCCATGTCCGGGCGCAGTACCAATTGGCACTTTGCCTGCATCGAGGCTGTGGCCTGGATAGTAATTTAGTGGAAGCG GCTAAATGGTATCTGAAAGCTGCTGAAGGTGGTTATGTGCGTGCTATGTACAATGTTGCACTTTGCTACTCATATGGGGAGGGTTTTCACCAAAATCGGAGACAAGCTAGAAGCTGGATGAAGCGAGCAGCTGATCGTGGTCACAGCAAAGCTCAATTTGAGCACGGGCTGAGCCTTTTTTCT GAGGGTGAGATGCTGAAAGCTGTTGTATACTTGGAACTTGCTACTCGAGCTGGCGAAAGAGCAGCGGCCCACTTGAAGAATGTAATTCTCCAACAGTTGTCAGCGCCGTCACGTGATCGTGTGATGTTTCTTGCTGACAATTGGCGTGCTATGCCTGCATCTCGCTGA
- the LOC115751299 gene encoding glutamate--glyoxylate aminotransferase 2, with amino-acid sequence MAPRALDYESLNENVKKVQYAVRGELYLRASELQKEGKKIIFTNVGNPQALGQKPLTFPRQVVALCQAPFLLDDPNVGLLFPADAIARAKHYLSLTTGGLGAYSDSRGLPGVRKEVAEFIGRRDGHPSDPELIFLTDGASKGVMQILNTIIRGEGDGILVPVPQYPLYSAAIALFGGSLVPYYLEETANWGLDINDLRQSVSRARANGITVRAMVIINPGNPTGQCLSQANLKEILYFCYQENLVLLGDEVYQQNIYQDERPFISARKVLLGMGPPISRELQLVSFHTVSKGYWGECGQRGGYFEMTNIPPKSVDEIYKVASISLSPNVPAQIFMGLMVNPLKPGDISYDQFVLESKGILESLRRRARIMTDGFNSCRNVVCNFTEGAMYSFPQIRLPPRAIQAAKQAGKVPDVFYCLKLLEATGISTVPGSGFGQKEGVFHLRTTILPAEEEMPEIMASFKKFNDEFMEQYEDHRGYSRM; translated from the exons ATGGCACCGAGGGCACTGGACTACGAGTCACTGAATGAGAATGTGAAGAAAGTTCAGTATGCTGTTAGGGGCGAGCTGTATCTTCGTGCTTCAGAACTtcagaaggaagggaagaag ATCATATTTACAAATGTTGGCAACCCCCAAGCTCTAGGACAGAAACCATTGACTTTTCCTCGTCAG GTGGTTGCATTGTGCCAAGCTCCATTTCTGTTGGATGACCCAAATGTAGGATTGCTTTTCCCTGCAGATGCAATTGCAAGAGCCAAGCATTATCTCTCACTTACCACTGGTGGCTTAG GTGCTTATAGTGATTCACGTGGTCTTCCGGGTGTCAGGAAAGAAGTGGCAGAGTTCATTGGAAGGCGTGATGGGCACCCAAG TGACCCAGAGCTCATCTTTCTCACAGATGGTGCAAGCAAAGGTGTCATGCAAATCTTAAATACTATTATCCGTGGTGAAGGAGATGGG ATTCTAGTGCCAGTCCCACAATACCCCCTCTATTCAGCTGCAATAGCTTTGTTCGGTGGTTCTCTTGTCCCATATTATCTGGAGGAGACAGCAAATTGGGGTCTTGATATAAATGATCTTCGGCAATCAGTTTCACGGGCCCGTGCGAATGGAATTACA GTGCGAGCCATGGTGATTATAAACCCTGGCAACCCTACAGGCCAGTGTCTCAGTCAAGCTAATTTGAAAGAAATTCTCTACTTCTGTTATCAAGAGAACTTAGTCTTGCTTGGCGACGAGGTTTATCAACAGAATATCTACCAGGATGAGCGTCCTTTTATCAGTGCTAGGAag GTTTTGTTGGGTATGGGACCGCCTATTAGCAGGGAACTACAGCTCGTTTCTTTCCACACTGTTTCAAAGGGATACTGGGGTGAATGTGGACAGAGAGGTGGATACTTTGAGATGACTAATATACCTCCCAAG AGTGTTGATGAAATCTACAAAGTTGCATCAATATCACTTAGTCCTAATGTGCCTGCCCAGATTTTT ATGGGATTGATGGTTAACCCTCTTAAACCTGGAGACATATCATATGACCAGTTTGTTCTTGAAAG CAAAGGGATCCTTGAATCACTGAGGCGACGAGCAAGGATAATGACTGATGGGTTCAACAGCTGCCGAAATGTAGTTTGCAACTTCACGGAAG GTGCCATGTATTCATTCCCACAAATTCGTTTGCCACCGAGAGCCATACAGGCTGCTAAACAAGCTGGAAAAGTCCCCGATGTTTTCTACTGTCTCAAGCTACTGGAAGCGACCGGCATTTCCACTGTCCCAGGTTCAGGATTCGGGCAGAAAGAAGG GGTCTTCCATTTGAGGACGACCATCTTGCCTGCTGAGGAGGAAATGCCAGAGATCATGGCAAGTTTCAAGAAGTTCAACGACGAGTTCATGGAGCAATATGAAGACCATCGGGGTTATTCCAGGATGTAA